In the Streptomyces sp. NBC_00525 genome, one interval contains:
- a CDS encoding glutamate racemase encodes MKIALMDSGIGLLAAAAAVRRLRPDADLVLSSDPDGMPWGPRTPEDVTEHALAVARAAAAHRPDALIVACNTASVHALDTLRAELEPGLPVIGTVPAIKPAAADGGSVAIWATPATTGSAYQRGLIRDFAGSATVTEVPCPGLADAVQYADEDRIDRAVAAAAALTPPDVRAVVLGCTHYELLAERIHAAVGGPPVTLYGSAGAVAAQALRRIGAEPAPSAEPSSAIAVILSGRAAELPRAALAYPQGRGLAAVDSVR; translated from the coding sequence GTGAAGATCGCACTGATGGACTCCGGAATCGGACTGCTCGCTGCCGCCGCCGCGGTACGCCGGCTGCGACCGGACGCGGACCTGGTGCTCTCCTCCGACCCGGACGGCATGCCCTGGGGCCCCCGCACCCCCGAGGACGTCACCGAGCACGCGCTCGCGGTCGCCCGCGCCGCCGCCGCCCACCGGCCCGACGCGCTGATCGTCGCCTGCAACACCGCCTCCGTGCACGCGCTGGACACCCTGCGCGCCGAGCTGGAGCCCGGCCTGCCCGTCATCGGCACGGTCCCGGCGATCAAGCCCGCCGCCGCGGACGGCGGCTCCGTCGCGATCTGGGCCACCCCGGCCACCACCGGCAGCGCCTACCAGCGCGGGCTGATCCGTGACTTCGCCGGCTCCGCCACCGTCACCGAGGTGCCCTGCCCCGGCCTCGCCGACGCCGTCCAGTACGCCGACGAGGACCGCATCGACAGGGCGGTGGCCGCCGCCGCCGCGCTCACCCCGCCCGACGTACGGGCCGTCGTCCTCGGCTGCACCCACTACGAGCTGCTCGCCGAGCGCATCCACGCCGCCGTCGGCGGACCCCCGGTCACCCTGTACGGGTCGGCCGGCGCCGTCGCCGCCCAGGCGCTGCGCCGGATCGGTGCCGAACCCGCTCCGTCGGCCGAACCCTCCTCCGCCATCGCGGTCATTCTCAGCGGCCGCGCCGCAGAGCTGCCGCGGGCCGCCCTGGCCTACCCGCAAGGCCGCGGGCTGGCCGCCGTCGACTCCGTGCGCTGA